The following proteins come from a genomic window of Prionailurus viverrinus isolate Anna chromosome D1, UM_Priviv_1.0, whole genome shotgun sequence:
- the SYTL2 gene encoding synaptotagmin-like protein 2 isoform X4, whose amino-acid sequence MRLKMIDLSFLTEEEQEAIMKVLQRDAALKRVEEERVRHLPEKIKDDQQLKNMSGQWFYEAKAKRHRDRIHGADIIRASMRKKKLQVAAEQSKDRANEAKESWVNNVNKDAILPPELTGALEEPEDVAPASPSSSVVNPASTVIDMSQENTRKSAVSPAKQRKNPFNSSKFPEDHLSQQTKSEPSKNGKAGFFQTSKEGELSESKEELSIPDISSQNLEKPKQTFPGPENGSQIKAPIPKARKMLHKSHELKQDDNQPFPRQRTDSLGARGAPRGILKRNSSSSSTDSETVRFLQNFEPKSKIVSPGLTIHERISEKEHSLEDDDSSNSLEPLKHVRFSAVKDELPQSPGLSHGQDIGEFSVLESDRLKNGAEDKVDVDEFWNDPKPPQYRKPLPLHQSASSPSASKNETCQPMTSGSFPINGHRSPSQVLTTRPESIENSPTINEHKAKPSELSRLKSELSKSPADGLSCVEPEPSQVPGHSSRDHQQGKPPLLKALKAMKSSHSDPFATEIRKTTDDSISKVLDWFNRSCHSEDNKSSLQHPQGIEPKEEIDSESQVATTLVTDDASVKESGSKALLSAKVKLTPMESDLTFQEKGNMLPSGNCQNNNVNIKPKPINLFQQGKEGLGILQSCEIYDPNQGSKTVDYSQGSKNIGEGNQVLPPTSNYSYSAVTGPDAEDQVPCNIKAIGTLGEEEPELQSFEKSRGNSEVNFDSSTLVKEPSLKDNMKTEKKSKEEDTYILKASLEPEYIESPHGIAKDKSWKKPEVQLQDAVEAPKNQVQREKYKRVSDRISFWEGEKAAAKLTHKEPTSSCSQGRPSAKAYQPVKSMDNLSTGQTEYNQVISKQVVLDDNGHIAHLSSFYSLNKSKETRPQKPGPSKNYPSVDQSGEMSPFQNRINEPIKMLPEAESWHYKRDLTLPSWQYPSNVANGIYTPLEKDRSLIGESNPNFKVMSLKERMDEPNMEQVYNHSQFENLRKFWDLGANTNSQDNVEKNTTIVSQNPLVPFNSQKYKELSDIKSSGKNIHEIGTLPGKKKLPAREEIEKLNSKCTLQVLPDETTFPLRPSRKSAHQLPGNESSKENVKKNMEWFVTPVFKEEKDYSDQEIQESIVKTSVLSKDYKDTFNDNLQKLLSEASSPAMQTSVGKVHEKQVPEQEISGNKTWPHDTDFADTEGEDRGHEEIINEHVDKTVAPPKVKPNTLTASLDKLLKEATGTSPSPLPTMLEPVTTRINSEPEESRVYEKGIEWSHNISDYQKEIIAPFPKGEETLGNAALLQKAESGECQLNTEDLCQMAAESSHSLGRPSHLYRKDSFGDVANSPQKMPYSRDAHLAPQDKALPSQREISETVEKVILPPNPALKYVNATLQKLLREAWLSYPVERGVVPGEVKAEFPEGVEAAGSPQNSTPWAIMDILIPDRKDFYPFTIVPDKTHKIGSYLAARVSPSEQTLCSSDCTVTQYGKKLSQEVAEIVKETVIQPKSEFLEFSAGLEKLLKEAVESPSSKNESDTGTLSLSKLTGSTEVPRQAASEFHPEEIKETVKKSEAPSITESAFDMGFEKLFREASETPSYLLQLSVKEETPEKECPQSEQDSFLKTVPHFYWTASEASERKLKNNVLKSQVNQCDEVLGGHQAMTDLSVDLCGPDSGVEIFGTPQLFAEHKIGVTETTIAPEDRDSESQVAGVQEGTSQEPGFEKAPKAMSVSTNRQPISLLTDKANPTKTSKVELILASPCKREEKKEEKEGFSDSDFSDGNIGSNAESWRNTSSSEEEPSPVLKTLEKSATRKMPSKSLEDISSDSPNQAKVDNLPEELVRSAEDVSTVPSQPDNQFSHPDKLKRMSKSVPAFLQDESDDRETDTASESSYQLSRHKKSPSSLTNLSSSSGMTSLSSVSGSVMSVYCGDFGNLEVKGNIQFAIDYVDSLKELHVFVAQCKDLAAADVKKQRSDPYVKAYLLPDKGKMGKKKTLVVKKTLNPVYNEILRYKVEKQILKTQKLNLSVWHRDTFKRNSFLGEVELDLETWDWDNKQNKQLKWYPLKRKTAPVALEAENRGEMKLALQYVPDPIPVSSFQIQVGKVAKRQEL is encoded by the exons TTCTAGCGTGGTAAATCCAGCTTCCACCGTGATTGATATGTCCCAGGAAAACACAAGGAAGTCAGCTGTGTCTCCGGCTAAG CAAAGGAAGAACCCATTTAATAGCTCCAAGTTTCCAGAAGATCACTTATCTCAACAAACCAAAAGTGAGCCGTCAAAAAATGGAAAGGCTGGTTTCTTTCAGACCTCAAAAgaag gtGAATTGTCAGAGTCAAAAGAAGAATTGTCGATCCCAGATATTTCAAGCCAAAATTTAGAGAAACCAAAGCAGACATTTCCAGGCCCTGAGAATGGATCTCAGATCAAAGCTCCAATCCCCAAAGCCAGGAAAATGCTCCACAAATCACATGAGTTAAAGCAAGATGATAACCAGCCTTTTCCTAGACAAAGGACAGACTCCCTGGGTGCAAGGGGGGCTCCGAGAGGGATCCTGAAGCGCAACTCCAGTTCTAgcagcacagactctgaaacGGTTCGTTTTCTTCAGAACTTTGAACCCAAAAGCAAAATTGTGTCACCTGGCCTAACCATCCATGAGAGAATTTCTGAGAAGGAGCATTCCTTGGAAGATGACGACTCTTCAAACTCCCTGGAGCCATTAAAACATGTGAGATTCTCTGCAGTGAAGGATGAACTCCCACAGAGCCCTGGGCTAAGCCATGGCCAGGACATAGGAGAATTTAGTGTTTTAGAATCTGACAGATTGAAGAATGGAGCAGAAGATAAAGTGGACGTAGATGAGTTTTGGAATGACCCTAAACCTCCCCAGTACAGAAAGCCTTTGCCTTTACATCAATCAGCCTCAAGCCCAAGTgcatcaaaaaatgaaacatgTCAGCCAATGACTTCTGGTTCTTTTCCAATTAATGGGCACCGTTCTCCCTCACAAGTTTTAACTACAAGACCAGAGTCCATTGAGAATTCACCTACCATCAATGAACACAAAGCCAAACCATCAGAATTGTCAAGGCTTAAATCAGAATTGTCCAAAAGCCCTGCTG ATGGACTGTCTTGTGTTGAGCCTGAGCCATCTCAGGTGCCAGGTCACAGTTCTAGAGACCATCAGCAAGGTAAGCCCCCTCTTCTCAAGGCCCTAAAAGCAATGAAGTCCTCACACTCTGATCCATTTGCCACTGAGATAAGGAAGACAACTGATGATTCCATATCTAAAGTCCTAGACTGGTTTAATCGAAGTTGTCATTCAGAAGACAATAAGTCATCTCTCCAACATCCCCAAGGAATAGAacccaaagaagaaatagactCAGAATCACAGGTTGCTACTACCTTGGTGACAGATGACGCCAGTGTAAAAGAAAGTGGTTCAAAGGCTCTATTATCTGCCAAAGTTAAACTGACGCCTATGGAATCTGATTTGACAttccaggaaaagggaaatatGCTACCTTCTGGAAATTGCCAAAATAATAATGTGAATATCAAACCCAAACCTATTAATTTGTTCCAACAAGGCAAGGAAGGTCTAGGCATATTGCAATCATGTGAAATCTATGACCCAAATCAAGGCAGTAAAACTGTGGACTATAGCCAAGGTTCGAAAAACATAGGAGAAGGAAATCAGGTACTCCCCCCAACCAGTAACTATTCCTACAGTGCTGTCACAGGACCTGATGCAGAAGACCAAGTTCCATGCAACATTAAGGCTATTGGCACCTTAGGTGAAGAAGAGCCTGAGCTTCAGAGTTTTGAAAAAAGTAGAGGAAACTCAGAAGTGAATTTTGACTCTTCAACACTTGTCAAAGAACCAAGTTTGAAAGACaacatgaagacagagaaaaagagcaaagaagaaGATACATACATCCTGAAAGCTTCCTTAGAGCCAGAGTATATTGAGTCACCACATGGGATTGCCAAAGACAAATCTTGGAAGAAGCCTGAAGTCCAATTACAGGATGCTGTTGAGGCTCCCAAGAACCAAgtacaaagagagaaatacaaaagAGTAAGTGACAGAATATCTTTTTGGGAAGGTGAGAAAGCTGCTGCTAAATTAACTCATAAAGAACCCACATCATCATGCAGTCAAGGGCGACCTTCTGCTAAAGCATATCAGCCTGTGAAGTCCATGGACAATTTATCTACAGGCCAGACTGAATATAATCAAGTCATTAGCAAACAAGTGGTCCTAGATGACAATGGCCACATAGCCCATCTCTCCAGCTTTTATTCCTTGAATAAATCTAAAGAGACCAGGCCTCAGAAACCAGGTCCATCCAAAAATTATCCTTCAGTTGACCAATCAGGTGAAATGTCTCCTTTTCAGAATAGGATAAATGAGCCTATAAAAATGTTGCCAGAGGCTGAGAGCTGGCATTATAAAAGGGATCTTACTTTACCATCATGGCAATATCCTTCAAATGTTGCGAATGGAATATATACTCCTTTGGAGAAAGACAGATCCCTAATTGGTGAATCAAATCCCAACTTTAAAGTTATGTCcctaaaagaaagaatggatgaaCCCAATATGGAACAGGTCTATAATCACTCTCaatttgagaatttgagaaaGTTTTGGGACTTAGGAGCCAATACAAATAGTCAAGACAATGTTGAGAAGAATACTACCATAGTAAGCCAAAACCCTTTGGTGCCTTTTAATAGCCAGAAATACAAAGAACTCAGTGACATTAAATcatcaggaaaaaatatccatGAAATAGGGACACttccaggtaaaaaaaaattaccagcaAGAGAGGAAATTGAGAAATTAAATTCAAAGTGCACACTCCAGGTGTTACCAGATGAAACCACATTTCCATTGAGACCATCCAGAAAGTCTGCTCATCAGTTGCCAGGAAATGAGTCAtcaaaggaaaatgtgaaaaagaatatGGAATGGTTTGTTACACCAGTGTTCAAGGAAGAAAAGGATTACTCAGACCAAGAGATACAAGAATCAATAGTAAAAACAAGTGTTTTGTCTAAAGACTACAAAGACACTTTTAATGACAACTTACAGAAGTTACTTTCAGAAGCTTCATCACCAGCCATGCAAACTTCTGTTGGAAAAGTTCATGAAAAACAAGTGCCTGAACAAGAGATTTCTGGAAATAAAACATGGCCTCATGACACAGATTTTGCTGATACTGAGGGAGAAGACAGAGGACATGAGGAGATCATTAATGAGCATGTAGACAAAACAGTAGCTCCTCCAAAGGTCAAACCGAACACTTTGACTGCTAGTCTAGACAAACTCCTGAAGGAAGCAACTGGGACTTCACCTTCTCCCTTACCAACCATGTTAGAACCTGTTACCACTAGGATCAACTCTGAGCCTGAAGAGAGTAGAGTTTATGAAAAAGGGATAGAATGGAGTCACAACATATCAGACTATCAAAAAGAGATAATAGCTCCTTTTCCAAAAGGGGAAGAAACTTTGGGAAATGCAGCTCTCCTTCAGAAAGCTGAAAGTGGTGAGTGCCAGCTAAACACGGAGGATTTGTGTCAGATGGCTGCAGAAAGTTCTCACTCATTGGGTCGACCTTCTCATCTATACAGAAAGGATTCTTTTGGGGATGTGGCCAACTCTCCCCAAAAGATGCCTTATTCCAGGGATGCTCATCTCGCTCCCCAGGATAAGGCATTACCTTCACAAAGGGAAATTTCAGAGACTGTGGAAAAAGTCATTCTTCCACCTAACCCTGCCTTGAAGTATGTAAATGCTACATTACAAAAGCTACTTAGAGAAGCTTGGTTGAGCTATCCAGTTGAGAGGGGAGTAGTGCCTGGAGAAGTAAAAGCAGAATTTCCTGAAGGAGTTGAGGCAGCAGGTAGCCCCCAGAATTCTACACCGTGGGCTATAATGGACATTTTAATTCCAGACAGAAAGGATTTTTATCCCTTCACCATAGTTCCTGATAAAACTCATAAAATTGGATCTTACTTAGCTGCCCGAGTATCTCCATCAGAACAAACCCTTTGTTCATCTGATTGCACTGTTACTCAGTATGGCAAAAAGTTATCCCAGGAAGTGGCAGAAATTGTGAAGGAAACAGTTATTCAACCTAAATCAGAGTTCCTAGAATTCAGTGCTGGCTTAGAAAAACTACTGAAGGAAGCAGTTGAAAGCCcctcctcaaaaaatgaaagtgaTACAGGGACTCTTTCTCTATCAAAGCTAACAGGTAGTACTGAGGTGCCCAGGCAAGCTGCTTCTGAATTCCATCCTGAGGAAatcaaagaaacagtaaaaaagtCTGAGGCGCCATCAATAACTGAGAGTGCTTTTGATATGGGTTTTGAGAAACTTTTTAGAGAAGCATCGGAAACTCCTTCTTACCTGCTCCAGTTGTCAGTGAAGGAAGAAACTCCCGAGAAGGAGTGTCCACAGTCAGAGCAGGACAGTTTCTTGAAGACAGTGCCCCATTTTTACTGGACAGCCTCAGAGGCCTCTGAAAGGAAGCTTAAGAATAATGTTCTCAAATCTCAAGTCAACCAGTGTGATGAAGTGTTGGGCGGACACCAAGCTATGACTGATTTATCAGTAGATCTTTGTGGTCCTGACAGTGGGGTTGAGATCTTTGGAACCCCACAGCTCTTTGCAGAACATAAAATAGGGGTCACTGAAACTACAATAGCCCCAGAGGACAGGGACAGTGAAAGTCAGGTTGCAGGGGTTCAAGAAGGGACTTCTCAGGAACCTGGCTTTGAAAAGGCTCCTAAAGCAATGAGTGTGTCCACAAATAGGCAACCCATTTCTCTCCTGACAGACAAAGCAAACCCTACAAAAACAAGTAAAGTTGAATTGATTCTGGCATCACCAtgtaagagagaagagaaaaaggaagagaaagaaggtttCTCTGACTCTGATTTTTCAGATGGAAACATTGGTTCCAATGCAGAAAGCTGGAGAAATACCTCTA GTTCAGAAGAAGAACCCAGTCCTGTCTTGAAAACTTTGGAAAAGAGTGCTACTAGGAAAATGCCTTCCAAAAGTCTAGAAGACATTTCATCAGATTCACCAA ATCAAGCAAAAGTAGATAATCTGCCAGAAGAATTAGTACGTAGTGCTGAAGATG TTTCCACAGTGCCTTCACAACCTGATAATCAGTTTTCCCACCCTGACAAACTCAAAAGGATGAGCAAGTCTGTTCCAGCATTTCTCCAAGATGAG AGTGATGACAGAGAAACAGATACAGCATCAGAAAGCAGTTACCAGCTCAGCAGACACAAGAAGAGCCCAAGCTCTTTAACCAATCTTAGCAGCTCCTCTGGCATGACGTCCCTGTCTTCT GTGAGCGGCAGTGTGATGAGCGTTTACTGTGGAGACTTTGGCAATCTGGAAGTGAAAGGAAATATTCAGTTTGCAATCGACTATGTGGACTCATTGAAGGAGTTGCATGTCTTTGTGGCCCAGTGTAAAGACTTAGCAGCAGCAGATGTTAAAAAACAGCGCTCAGACCC ATATGTAAAGGCCTATCTGTTACCAGACAAGGGCAAAATGGGCAAGAAGAAAACACTTGTAGTGAAGAAGACCTTGAATCCTGTGTATAATGAGATACTGCGG TATAAAGTCGAAAAGcaaatcttaaaaacacaaaagctGAACCTGTCCGTTTGGCATCGAGATACATTTAAGCGCAATAGTTTTCTAGGGGAAGTAGAACTTGACTTGGAAACTTGGGACTGGGACAACAAACAGAATAAACAACTGAAGTGGTACCCTCTGAAGCGAAAG ACAGCACCAGTTGCCCTTGAAGCAGAAAACAGAGGTGAAATGAAGTTAGCTCTCCAGTATGTTCCAGATCCAATTCCTG TATCATCCTTCCAGATACAAGTAGGAAAAGTCGCCAAAAGACAAGAGCTGTAG
- the SYTL2 gene encoding synaptotagmin-like protein 2 isoform X5: MRLKMIDLSFLTEEEQEAIMKVLQRDAALKRVEEERVRHLPEKIKDDQQLKNMSGQWFYEAKAKRHRDRIHGADIIRASMRKKKLQVAAEQSKDRANEAKESWVNNVNKDAILPPELTGALEEPEDVAPASPSSSVVNPASTVIDMSQENTRKSAVSPAKQRKNPFNSSKFPEDHLSQQTKSEPSKNGKAGFFQTSKEGELSESKEELSIPDISSQNLEKPKQTFPGPENGSQIKAPIPKARKMLHKSHELKQDDNQPFPRQRTDSLGARGAPRGILKRNSSSSSTDSETVRFLQNFEPKSKIVSPGLTIHERISEKEHSLEDDDSSNSLEPLKHVRFSAVKDELPQSPGLSHGQDIGEFSVLESDRLKNGAEDKVDVDEFWNDPKPPQYRKPLPLHQSASSPSASKNETCQPMTSGSFPINGHRSPSQVLTTRPESIENSPTINEHKAKPSELSRLKSELSKSPADGLSCVEPEPSQVPGHSSRDHQQGKPPLLKALKAMKSSHSDPFATEIRKTTDDSISKVLDWFNRSCHSEDNKSSLQHPQGIEPKEEIDSESQVATTLVTDDASVKESGSKALLSAKVKLTPMESDLTFQEKGNMLPSGNCQNNNVNIKPKPINLFQQGKEGLGILQSCEIYDPNQGSKTVDYSQGSKNIGEGNQVLPPTSNYSYSAVTGPDAEDQVPCNIKAIGTLGEEEPELQSFEKSRGNSEVNFDSSTLVKEPSLKDNMKTEKKSKEEDTYILKASLEPEYIESPHGIAKDKSWKKPEVQLQDAVEAPKNQVQREKYKRVSDRISFWEGEKAAAKLTHKEPTSSCSQGRPSAKAYQPVKSMDNLSTGQTEYNQVISKQVVLDDNGHIAHLSSFYSLNKSKETRPQKPGPSKNYPSVDQSGEMSPFQNRINEPIKMLPEAESWHYKRDLTLPSWQYPSNVANGIYTPLEKDRSLIGESNPNFKVMSLKERMDEPNMEQVYNHSQFENLRKFWDLGANTNSQDNVEKNTTIVSQNPLVPFNSQKYKELSDIKSSGKNIHEIGTLPGKKKLPAREEIEKLNSKCTLQVLPDETTFPLRPSRKSAHQLPGNESSKENVKKNMEWFVTPVFKEEKDYSDQEIQESIVKTSVLSKDYKDTFNDNLQKLLSEASSPAMQTSVGKVHEKQVPEQEISGNKTWPHDTDFADTEGEDRGHEEIINEHVDKTVAPPKVKPNTLTASLDKLLKEATGTSPSPLPTMLEPVTTRINSEPEESRVYEKGIEWSHNISDYQKEIIAPFPKGEETLGNAALLQKAESGECQLNTEDLCQMAAESSHSLGRPSHLYRKDSFGDVANSPQKMPYSRDAHLAPQDKALPSQREISETVEKVILPPNPALKYVNATLQKLLREAWLSYPVERGVVPGEVKAEFPEGVEAAGSPQNSTPWAIMDILIPDRKDFYPFTIVPDKTHKIGSYLAARVSPSEQTLCSSDCTVTQYGKKLSQEVAEIVKETVIQPKSEFLEFSAGLEKLLKEAVESPSSKNESDTGTLSLSKLTGSTEVPRQAASEFHPEEIKETVKKSEAPSITESAFDMGFEKLFREASETPSYLLQLSVKEETPEKECPQSEQDSFLKTVPHFYWTASEASERKLKNNVLKSQVNQCDEVLGGHQAMTDLSVDLCGPDSGVEIFGTPQLFAEHKIGVTETTIAPEDRDSESQVAGVQEGTSQEPGFEKAPKAMSVSTNRQPISLLTDKANPTKTSKVELILASPCKREEKKEEKEGFSDSDFSDGNIGSNAESWRNTSSSEEEPSPVLKTLEKSATRKMPSKSLEDISSDSPNQAKVDNLPEELVRSAEDVSTVPSQPDNQFSHPDKLKRMSKSVPAFLQDEASLSFIHN; this comes from the exons TTCTAGCGTGGTAAATCCAGCTTCCACCGTGATTGATATGTCCCAGGAAAACACAAGGAAGTCAGCTGTGTCTCCGGCTAAG CAAAGGAAGAACCCATTTAATAGCTCCAAGTTTCCAGAAGATCACTTATCTCAACAAACCAAAAGTGAGCCGTCAAAAAATGGAAAGGCTGGTTTCTTTCAGACCTCAAAAgaag gtGAATTGTCAGAGTCAAAAGAAGAATTGTCGATCCCAGATATTTCAAGCCAAAATTTAGAGAAACCAAAGCAGACATTTCCAGGCCCTGAGAATGGATCTCAGATCAAAGCTCCAATCCCCAAAGCCAGGAAAATGCTCCACAAATCACATGAGTTAAAGCAAGATGATAACCAGCCTTTTCCTAGACAAAGGACAGACTCCCTGGGTGCAAGGGGGGCTCCGAGAGGGATCCTGAAGCGCAACTCCAGTTCTAgcagcacagactctgaaacGGTTCGTTTTCTTCAGAACTTTGAACCCAAAAGCAAAATTGTGTCACCTGGCCTAACCATCCATGAGAGAATTTCTGAGAAGGAGCATTCCTTGGAAGATGACGACTCTTCAAACTCCCTGGAGCCATTAAAACATGTGAGATTCTCTGCAGTGAAGGATGAACTCCCACAGAGCCCTGGGCTAAGCCATGGCCAGGACATAGGAGAATTTAGTGTTTTAGAATCTGACAGATTGAAGAATGGAGCAGAAGATAAAGTGGACGTAGATGAGTTTTGGAATGACCCTAAACCTCCCCAGTACAGAAAGCCTTTGCCTTTACATCAATCAGCCTCAAGCCCAAGTgcatcaaaaaatgaaacatgTCAGCCAATGACTTCTGGTTCTTTTCCAATTAATGGGCACCGTTCTCCCTCACAAGTTTTAACTACAAGACCAGAGTCCATTGAGAATTCACCTACCATCAATGAACACAAAGCCAAACCATCAGAATTGTCAAGGCTTAAATCAGAATTGTCCAAAAGCCCTGCTG ATGGACTGTCTTGTGTTGAGCCTGAGCCATCTCAGGTGCCAGGTCACAGTTCTAGAGACCATCAGCAAGGTAAGCCCCCTCTTCTCAAGGCCCTAAAAGCAATGAAGTCCTCACACTCTGATCCATTTGCCACTGAGATAAGGAAGACAACTGATGATTCCATATCTAAAGTCCTAGACTGGTTTAATCGAAGTTGTCATTCAGAAGACAATAAGTCATCTCTCCAACATCCCCAAGGAATAGAacccaaagaagaaatagactCAGAATCACAGGTTGCTACTACCTTGGTGACAGATGACGCCAGTGTAAAAGAAAGTGGTTCAAAGGCTCTATTATCTGCCAAAGTTAAACTGACGCCTATGGAATCTGATTTGACAttccaggaaaagggaaatatGCTACCTTCTGGAAATTGCCAAAATAATAATGTGAATATCAAACCCAAACCTATTAATTTGTTCCAACAAGGCAAGGAAGGTCTAGGCATATTGCAATCATGTGAAATCTATGACCCAAATCAAGGCAGTAAAACTGTGGACTATAGCCAAGGTTCGAAAAACATAGGAGAAGGAAATCAGGTACTCCCCCCAACCAGTAACTATTCCTACAGTGCTGTCACAGGACCTGATGCAGAAGACCAAGTTCCATGCAACATTAAGGCTATTGGCACCTTAGGTGAAGAAGAGCCTGAGCTTCAGAGTTTTGAAAAAAGTAGAGGAAACTCAGAAGTGAATTTTGACTCTTCAACACTTGTCAAAGAACCAAGTTTGAAAGACaacatgaagacagagaaaaagagcaaagaagaaGATACATACATCCTGAAAGCTTCCTTAGAGCCAGAGTATATTGAGTCACCACATGGGATTGCCAAAGACAAATCTTGGAAGAAGCCTGAAGTCCAATTACAGGATGCTGTTGAGGCTCCCAAGAACCAAgtacaaagagagaaatacaaaagAGTAAGTGACAGAATATCTTTTTGGGAAGGTGAGAAAGCTGCTGCTAAATTAACTCATAAAGAACCCACATCATCATGCAGTCAAGGGCGACCTTCTGCTAAAGCATATCAGCCTGTGAAGTCCATGGACAATTTATCTACAGGCCAGACTGAATATAATCAAGTCATTAGCAAACAAGTGGTCCTAGATGACAATGGCCACATAGCCCATCTCTCCAGCTTTTATTCCTTGAATAAATCTAAAGAGACCAGGCCTCAGAAACCAGGTCCATCCAAAAATTATCCTTCAGTTGACCAATCAGGTGAAATGTCTCCTTTTCAGAATAGGATAAATGAGCCTATAAAAATGTTGCCAGAGGCTGAGAGCTGGCATTATAAAAGGGATCTTACTTTACCATCATGGCAATATCCTTCAAATGTTGCGAATGGAATATATACTCCTTTGGAGAAAGACAGATCCCTAATTGGTGAATCAAATCCCAACTTTAAAGTTATGTCcctaaaagaaagaatggatgaaCCCAATATGGAACAGGTCTATAATCACTCTCaatttgagaatttgagaaaGTTTTGGGACTTAGGAGCCAATACAAATAGTCAAGACAATGTTGAGAAGAATACTACCATAGTAAGCCAAAACCCTTTGGTGCCTTTTAATAGCCAGAAATACAAAGAACTCAGTGACATTAAATcatcaggaaaaaatatccatGAAATAGGGACACttccaggtaaaaaaaaattaccagcaAGAGAGGAAATTGAGAAATTAAATTCAAAGTGCACACTCCAGGTGTTACCAGATGAAACCACATTTCCATTGAGACCATCCAGAAAGTCTGCTCATCAGTTGCCAGGAAATGAGTCAtcaaaggaaaatgtgaaaaagaatatGGAATGGTTTGTTACACCAGTGTTCAAGGAAGAAAAGGATTACTCAGACCAAGAGATACAAGAATCAATAGTAAAAACAAGTGTTTTGTCTAAAGACTACAAAGACACTTTTAATGACAACTTACAGAAGTTACTTTCAGAAGCTTCATCACCAGCCATGCAAACTTCTGTTGGAAAAGTTCATGAAAAACAAGTGCCTGAACAAGAGATTTCTGGAAATAAAACATGGCCTCATGACACAGATTTTGCTGATACTGAGGGAGAAGACAGAGGACATGAGGAGATCATTAATGAGCATGTAGACAAAACAGTAGCTCCTCCAAAGGTCAAACCGAACACTTTGACTGCTAGTCTAGACAAACTCCTGAAGGAAGCAACTGGGACTTCACCTTCTCCCTTACCAACCATGTTAGAACCTGTTACCACTAGGATCAACTCTGAGCCTGAAGAGAGTAGAGTTTATGAAAAAGGGATAGAATGGAGTCACAACATATCAGACTATCAAAAAGAGATAATAGCTCCTTTTCCAAAAGGGGAAGAAACTTTGGGAAATGCAGCTCTCCTTCAGAAAGCTGAAAGTGGTGAGTGCCAGCTAAACACGGAGGATTTGTGTCAGATGGCTGCAGAAAGTTCTCACTCATTGGGTCGACCTTCTCATCTATACAGAAAGGATTCTTTTGGGGATGTGGCCAACTCTCCCCAAAAGATGCCTTATTCCAGGGATGCTCATCTCGCTCCCCAGGATAAGGCATTACCTTCACAAAGGGAAATTTCAGAGACTGTGGAAAAAGTCATTCTTCCACCTAACCCTGCCTTGAAGTATGTAAATGCTACATTACAAAAGCTACTTAGAGAAGCTTGGTTGAGCTATCCAGTTGAGAGGGGAGTAGTGCCTGGAGAAGTAAAAGCAGAATTTCCTGAAGGAGTTGAGGCAGCAGGTAGCCCCCAGAATTCTACACCGTGGGCTATAATGGACATTTTAATTCCAGACAGAAAGGATTTTTATCCCTTCACCATAGTTCCTGATAAAACTCATAAAATTGGATCTTACTTAGCTGCCCGAGTATCTCCATCAGAACAAACCCTTTGTTCATCTGATTGCACTGTTACTCAGTATGGCAAAAAGTTATCCCAGGAAGTGGCAGAAATTGTGAAGGAAACAGTTATTCAACCTAAATCAGAGTTCCTAGAATTCAGTGCTGGCTTAGAAAAACTACTGAAGGAAGCAGTTGAAAGCCcctcctcaaaaaatgaaagtgaTACAGGGACTCTTTCTCTATCAAAGCTAACAGGTAGTACTGAGGTGCCCAGGCAAGCTGCTTCTGAATTCCATCCTGAGGAAatcaaagaaacagtaaaaaagtCTGAGGCGCCATCAATAACTGAGAGTGCTTTTGATATGGGTTTTGAGAAACTTTTTAGAGAAGCATCGGAAACTCCTTCTTACCTGCTCCAGTTGTCAGTGAAGGAAGAAACTCCCGAGAAGGAGTGTCCACAGTCAGAGCAGGACAGTTTCTTGAAGACAGTGCCCCATTTTTACTGGACAGCCTCAGAGGCCTCTGAAAGGAAGCTTAAGAATAATGTTCTCAAATCTCAAGTCAACCAGTGTGATGAAGTGTTGGGCGGACACCAAGCTATGACTGATTTATCAGTAGATCTTTGTGGTCCTGACAGTGGGGTTGAGATCTTTGGAACCCCACAGCTCTTTGCAGAACATAAAATAGGGGTCACTGAAACTACAATAGCCCCAGAGGACAGGGACAGTGAAAGTCAGGTTGCAGGGGTTCAAGAAGGGACTTCTCAGGAACCTGGCTTTGAAAAGGCTCCTAAAGCAATGAGTGTGTCCACAAATAGGCAACCCATTTCTCTCCTGACAGACAAAGCAAACCCTACAAAAACAAGTAAAGTTGAATTGATTCTGGCATCACCAtgtaagagagaagagaaaaaggaagagaaagaaggtttCTCTGACTCTGATTTTTCAGATGGAAACATTGGTTCCAATGCAGAAAGCTGGAGAAATACCTCTA GTTCAGAAGAAGAACCCAGTCCTGTCTTGAAAACTTTGGAAAAGAGTGCTACTAGGAAAATGCCTTCCAAAAGTCTAGAAGACATTTCATCAGATTCACCAA ATCAAGCAAAAGTAGATAATCTGCCAGAAGAATTAGTACGTAGTGCTGAAGATG TTTCCACAGTGCCTTCACAACCTGATAATCAGTTTTCCCACCCTGACAAACTCAAAAGGATGAGCAAGTCTGTTCCAGCATTTCTCCAAGATGAGGCAAGTTTGTCTTTT ATACACAACTGA